A single window of Neisseria chenwenguii DNA harbors:
- a CDS encoding TrbC family F-type conjugative pilus assembly protein encodes MQSLKGQVVPGGSPTQMLTRGENPARAQLAGIRTVVFVSRSMPEQELLKLLTQGAGRRDTVFLYRGWGSGGADKAFEYAETLVRKLPESARKNPPNIMVMPEAFRRYRISHVPALLHQDKGKWYLVQGTPSLDQALTAITGRRFGQRLSRQWAVSEPDQAKIMKQAAARVDWKAQARSAAESVSAQMAGNMDLPVSKGIENRLHIPYMRADFDIRNPKTGMTVYPRGTMFNILAADPLGRRSILALDGRDIRQVRYAQRIIKERPQTLVLYTRLGKLAGTGIPASPLNTSLAQRLSIRTVPTYLQQEGMAFRVVSVHPFD; translated from the coding sequence ATGCAGAGCCTGAAAGGCCAAGTGGTTCCCGGCGGCAGCCCTACCCAGATGCTGACCCGGGGCGAAAATCCTGCCCGGGCACAACTGGCCGGTATCCGCACGGTGGTATTCGTATCCCGTTCCATGCCCGAACAGGAACTGTTGAAGCTGCTGACACAGGGAGCCGGACGCCGGGATACGGTATTTCTGTACCGCGGCTGGGGCAGCGGAGGTGCCGACAAGGCGTTTGAGTATGCAGAAACATTAGTACGCAAACTGCCCGAATCCGCCCGCAAAAACCCGCCCAACATCATGGTTATGCCCGAAGCATTCCGCCGTTACCGCATCAGCCATGTACCTGCGCTGCTGCATCAGGATAAAGGCAAATGGTATCTGGTTCAGGGTACACCATCCCTAGATCAGGCATTGACCGCCATTACCGGTCGCCGGTTCGGACAACGTCTGAGTCGTCAATGGGCAGTATCGGAACCCGATCAGGCAAAAATCATGAAACAGGCGGCAGCCCGCGTGGACTGGAAAGCGCAGGCACGTTCGGCAGCAGAATCTGTATCTGCCCAGATGGCCGGCAATATGGATCTGCCGGTTTCCAAAGGCATCGAGAACCGGCTCCACATTCCGTATATGCGTGCGGATTTCGACATCCGAAATCCCAAAACCGGCATGACGGTTTATCCGCGCGGCACAATGTTCAATATTTTGGCCGCTGACCCACTCGGCAGACGTTCCATATTGGCACTTGACGGACGGGACATCCGCCAAGTGCGCTACGCGCAGCGTATTATCAAAGAACGCCCCCAAACCTTGGTACTTTATACCCGGCTAGGCAAACTGGCAGGAACCGGCATTCCGGCCTCCCCTTTGAACACATCTCTGGCACAACGC
- a CDS encoding S26 family signal peptidase, translated as MTQKPLPPLRVRLAVCAAGLAVAACAWTVRPWLQEQGSVMVEAKTAGCLPWQVYWYDKKQTYRPLRRNDVILFPARGMAPVIPDGLPVGKLVAGLPGDKVEIRNGNVYINGSLIADVRYGAGKLGKPVDYWDTAYRLEDDEIFVFGTEKHSWDSRYWGPYRASMVRGRLLPLF; from the coding sequence ACTGGCAGTCTGCGCTGCCGGCTTGGCCGTTGCCGCCTGTGCATGGACCGTACGCCCGTGGTTGCAGGAACAGGGCTCGGTCATGGTGGAAGCCAAAACGGCGGGCTGCCTGCCATGGCAGGTGTACTGGTACGACAAAAAACAGACATACAGACCGCTGCGCCGTAACGACGTCATCCTGTTTCCGGCACGGGGCATGGCTCCCGTCATACCGGACGGACTGCCTGTCGGCAAACTGGTGGCGGGACTGCCGGGCGACAAAGTGGAAATCCGCAACGGCAACGTCTATATCAACGGCAGCCTGATCGCGGATGTCCGCTACGGCGCAGGCAAACTGGGCAAACCCGTGGATTATTGGGATACGGCATACAGATTGGAAGACGATGAGATTTTTGTATTCGGCACGGAAAAACATTCCTGGGACTCCCGCTACTGGGGGCCGTACCGGGCTTCTATGGTTCGCGGCCGTCTGCTGCCTCTGTTTTAG